The following coding sequences are from one Virgibacillus necropolis window:
- the modB gene encoding molybdate ABC transporter permease subunit, translating into MNYTPLILSLKIASIATCIVLVFGILFARLVARNQFPGKRIIESVLMLPLVLPPTVIGFGLLYMFGKNGPIGSFLLQTFDFQIVFTWIGAVIAATVVSFPLMYQSASAAFQTYDSNIENAAYTMGGSKWRVFWTISFPLAWPGLLAGLVLTFARALGEFGATLMIAGYIPNKTDTIPIAIYFAVESGNTDKAVFWVISMLIIGFSAILWLNWWSGRNILKFTNEK; encoded by the coding sequence ATGAACTATACACCGCTTATTTTATCGTTAAAAATAGCTAGCATTGCCACGTGCATCGTACTTGTTTTCGGAATACTTTTTGCGAGACTTGTAGCAAGAAATCAATTTCCTGGAAAACGAATTATCGAATCGGTTTTAATGCTTCCTTTAGTATTACCACCCACAGTCATTGGCTTCGGCTTATTATATATGTTCGGAAAAAATGGACCAATTGGAAGTTTTTTATTACAAACATTTGATTTTCAGATTGTTTTCACATGGATAGGGGCTGTGATAGCTGCCACAGTAGTCTCCTTTCCATTAATGTATCAGAGCGCATCAGCCGCTTTCCAAACCTATGATTCTAATATTGAAAATGCTGCATATACAATGGGAGGATCAAAATGGCGGGTATTCTGGACAATCTCTTTTCCACTTGCATGGCCTGGACTTCTAGCAGGGCTTGTACTAACTTTTGCAAGAGCGCTAGGTGAATTTGGAGCTACCTTAATGATTGCAGGATACATCCCAAATAAAACAGATACGATTCCGATTGCAATTTATTTTGCTGTGGAGTCAGGCAATACGGACAAAGCTGTATTTTGGGTAATTAGTATGCTTATCATAGGATTCAGTGCAATTTTATGGTTGAATTGGTGGAGTGGACGCAACATTTTAAAGTTTACAAACGAAAAATAA
- the modA gene encoding molybdate ABC transporter substrate-binding protein, giving the protein MVKRLVAICFLFSILVACSESSDTVEKELFISAAASLSGALEKISEDYEAENPNVNLTLNFSGSGKLAQQIQQGAPVDVFLSADQYWMDVLEHDNLISPNTRMNFAKNSLVLITHKDSNKKVNSLKDINPNSLGQIAIGNPESVPAGKYAKEALTNVGLSDKLIGHFVYAKDVRQVLTYVESGNVEIGFVYGTDLHRAENVQALMEIDSSLYPPIIYPAAVMSTTEHPELAKDFVEYLQSDSAQVILENYGFLK; this is encoded by the coding sequence ATGGTAAAACGACTAGTAGCTATTTGTTTTCTTTTTTCAATCTTAGTAGCCTGTAGTGAATCATCTGATACAGTGGAAAAAGAACTTTTTATTTCTGCTGCCGCTAGCCTATCTGGCGCTCTTGAAAAAATTAGTGAGGATTATGAGGCGGAGAACCCTAATGTAAACCTTACTCTTAATTTTAGTGGTTCTGGTAAACTAGCTCAACAAATTCAGCAAGGCGCACCTGTTGATGTGTTTTTATCAGCTGACCAATACTGGATGGATGTATTGGAGCATGATAACCTGATTTCTCCTAATACACGGATGAATTTTGCAAAAAATAGCCTTGTTTTGATAACACACAAAGATTCAAATAAAAAGGTAAACTCACTAAAGGACATTAATCCAAACTCCCTTGGACAAATTGCGATAGGCAATCCTGAAAGTGTTCCAGCTGGAAAGTACGCTAAAGAAGCATTGACTAATGTAGGTCTATCGGACAAGCTTATTGGGCACTTTGTTTACGCGAAAGACGTTCGTCAAGTACTTACCTATGTGGAATCAGGTAACGTAGAAATCGGGTTTGTCTATGGCACTGACCTTCACCGCGCTGAAAATGTTCAAGCACTTATGGAAATCGATTCCAGCTTGTATCCACCAATCATTTATCCAGCCGCGGTTATGTCCACAACAGAACACCCAGAGTTAGCAAAGGACTTTGTGGAATATCTTCAATCTGATTCAGCACAGGTTATTCTAGAAAATTATGGTTTTTTAAAGTAA
- a CDS encoding YybS family protein encodes MNRSKILTDGALLTAIYIVLLLITVFVPLIELVAIFLLPVPFIVFAYRYDWKPALIMFAASIVLSSIFATLFSIPATVLMGLGGLMIGSAMHKKLTPYETWARGTLGFIVGLLFIFLTSQLIFNVNWISEIDTMIDESMGMSQSLMEQVGLGGSEEQLEMLEQQANMLKDLIPVGVAFIAILLAFISQWFGYRLINRLDKKKFHFPPFRDLRLPVSLVWIYFFALIFTMFQFDPSSIFYHAINNVLVLAGLLMTLQGFSFIFFYTHHKNKSKAIPIVIVIVTFLLPFLLLYLVRILGIIDIGFRLRDRISKDKK; translated from the coding sequence ATGAATCGATCGAAAATACTAACGGATGGGGCACTTTTAACAGCGATTTATATTGTTTTGTTATTAATAACTGTTTTCGTCCCGTTAATTGAATTAGTTGCTATATTTTTATTACCTGTTCCATTTATTGTTTTTGCGTATAGATATGATTGGAAGCCAGCGCTAATTATGTTTGCTGCTTCTATTGTGTTATCTTCCATTTTTGCGACACTATTTTCTATACCCGCCACAGTTCTAATGGGACTAGGGGGATTAATGATAGGGAGTGCTATGCATAAAAAGCTAACACCATATGAAACATGGGCTCGTGGAACTCTCGGGTTTATTGTTGGTTTATTATTTATTTTTCTAACCAGTCAGCTGATTTTTAATGTGAATTGGATAAGTGAAATCGATACGATGATTGATGAATCTATGGGGATGAGTCAGAGCCTGATGGAGCAAGTTGGTCTAGGTGGTTCAGAGGAACAATTGGAAATGTTAGAACAACAGGCGAATATGCTGAAAGATTTAATCCCTGTTGGAGTAGCATTTATTGCAATTTTGTTAGCGTTTATTAGCCAGTGGTTTGGTTATAGATTAATTAACCGATTAGATAAGAAAAAATTTCATTTTCCACCATTTAGAGATTTAAGGTTACCAGTATCACTTGTTTGGATTTACTTTTTCGCATTAATTTTTACCATGTTCCAGTTTGACCCATCAAGCATTTTCTATCATGCAATTAATAATGTGCTTGTATTAGCTGGATTATTAATGACGCTCCAAGGATTTTCATTTATTTTTTTCTATACGCATCACAAAAACAAGTCAAAGGCAATTCCGATTGTTATTGTAATTGTGACCTTCCTATTGCCATTTCTTTTACTTTATCTTGTTCGTATTCTAGGTATAATAGATATAGGATTTCGGCTACGTGATCGCATTTCAAAAGATAAGAAATAG
- a CDS encoding DHH family phosphoesterase: MPDMQKKPTLSRHLWIIYILSIILLGFIWYFQWIIGLVMTVVLVGSFYYSIRTEKTLMNKTEEYISTLSHRVRKVGEEALLEMPIGIVLFNDDYFIEWANPYMNRFAAEDTLVGKSLNLLSEELIPMIKEHKNEMWFQLDGYEFQTTIKKEERLLYLFDRTTQTEIQQLYHNEQTTLSIIFLDNYDEITQNLDDTVKSQLNSKVTSVLNNWANETGMYLKRTSQDRFIAVGTKEILNQLEKSKFDILDEVRELNAERNIPVTLSIGIGLGSVDLPAIGELAQSSLDLALGRGGDQVAIKDDTGKVRFYGGKTNPMEKRTRVRARVISHALKQLVKESDNVIIMGHKAPDMDSIGAAIGILNIAKTNGVEGFIVFDPDDVSTGVYRLVDAIREEESLWQHFVDPEEAEDIISNRSLVVVVDTHKPALVSNERLLNKTEYKVVIDHHRRAEEFIANPTLVYMEPYASSTAELVTELLEYQPKSLKLKMLEATALLAGIIVDTKSFTLRTGSRTFDAASYLRSKGADTILVQQFMKEDLEIYIKRSKLIERAEVYRDSIAISKGKNGEVYGPVLIAQAADTLLTMSGINASFVISERSDDKIGISARSLGDVNVQIIMEKMNGGGHLTNAATQIEDTSIEDAEALLRDILEEYLEGGDVQ, translated from the coding sequence ATGCCAGATATGCAAAAAAAGCCAACACTAAGCAGACATTTATGGATAATTTACATTTTATCTATCATTTTGCTCGGGTTTATTTGGTACTTTCAATGGATAATCGGTCTTGTCATGACAGTTGTTCTAGTTGGATCTTTTTATTATAGTATTCGTACGGAAAAAACGTTAATGAATAAGACGGAGGAATATATATCAACGCTTTCACACCGGGTACGAAAAGTTGGTGAGGAAGCGTTATTAGAAATGCCAATTGGAATTGTGTTGTTTAACGATGATTACTTTATTGAGTGGGCAAACCCCTATATGAACCGATTCGCAGCTGAAGATACGTTAGTCGGAAAATCCTTAAATTTATTATCAGAGGAATTGATTCCGATGATAAAGGAACATAAAAACGAAATGTGGTTTCAGCTAGATGGGTATGAATTTCAAACTACTATTAAAAAAGAGGAACGGTTATTGTATCTGTTTGATCGAACGACGCAAACAGAAATTCAACAGCTTTATCATAATGAGCAAACAACGCTCTCTATTATTTTCTTAGATAACTATGATGAAATCACACAAAACTTGGATGATACGGTTAAAAGCCAGTTGAATTCAAAGGTTACGTCTGTATTAAATAACTGGGCTAATGAAACTGGGATGTATTTAAAGCGGACGTCACAGGATCGGTTTATTGCTGTGGGTACAAAAGAAATTTTAAACCAACTTGAAAAATCAAAGTTTGATATCTTAGATGAGGTTCGGGAGCTAAACGCTGAACGGAATATTCCTGTAACGCTTAGTATTGGGATTGGGCTTGGAAGTGTTGACCTTCCTGCAATTGGTGAATTAGCACAGTCAAGTCTTGACCTGGCATTAGGACGCGGAGGAGACCAGGTAGCAATTAAGGATGATACGGGAAAAGTTCGCTTTTATGGCGGGAAAACAAATCCAATGGAAAAGCGTACGCGTGTTAGAGCTAGGGTTATCTCGCATGCTTTAAAACAATTAGTAAAAGAAAGCGACAATGTTATTATTATGGGGCATAAAGCACCAGATATGGACTCTATAGGAGCGGCAATAGGAATTTTAAACATTGCGAAGACGAATGGTGTAGAAGGGTTTATCGTTTTTGATCCTGATGACGTTAGTACTGGTGTTTATCGATTAGTAGATGCGATCCGGGAAGAAGAAAGTCTATGGCAGCATTTTGTTGACCCAGAAGAGGCCGAGGATATTATTTCAAATCGGAGTTTGGTGGTAGTTGTAGATACCCATAAGCCAGCTCTTGTTTCAAATGAACGCTTGCTAAACAAAACAGAGTACAAAGTGGTAATTGATCACCATCGTCGAGCTGAGGAGTTCATTGCAAATCCTACATTGGTATACATGGAACCATATGCGTCATCAACAGCCGAACTAGTTACGGAATTACTTGAATATCAACCGAAAAGCCTTAAATTGAAAATGCTCGAAGCAACAGCGCTTTTAGCAGGAATTATAGTAGATACGAAAAGCTTCACATTACGAACAGGCTCGCGTACATTTGATGCGGCATCCTATTTACGATCGAAGGGTGCAGATACAATATTAGTACAACAGTTTATGAAAGAGGATTTAGAAATATATATAAAAAGAAGCAAGCTAATAGAACGTGCTGAGGTTTACCGTGACTCCATTGCTATTTCAAAAGGGAAGAATGGTGAAGTTTATGGTCCTGTATTAATTGCACAGGCTGCAGATACCCTCTTAACAATGAGCGGAATAAACGCATCATTTGTAATATCTGAGCGTAGTGATGATAAAATTGGAATTAGTGCTAGGTCACTAGGTGATGTAAATGTTCAAATTATCATGGAAAAAATGAACGGTGGAGGTCATTTGACCAACGCAGCCACTCAAATTGAAGATACTTCAATAGAAGATGCTGAAGCACTATTAAGAGATATACTTGAAGAGTATTTAGAAGGAGGAGACGTACAATGA
- the rplI gene encoding 50S ribosomal protein L9 produces the protein MKVIFVKDVKGKGKKGEVKNVSDGYARNYLLKNKLAEEANAGNMKALEAKQRKEDQIEQKEKDEAIELKDSLADLTVEMKAKSGDAGRLFGSITSKQIAEALEKEHGFKIDKRKIELDQPIRALGYTTVPVKILPEVSGSIKVHVSEQK, from the coding sequence ATGAAAGTGATTTTTGTAAAAGATGTAAAAGGTAAAGGTAAAAAAGGTGAAGTGAAAAATGTCTCTGACGGTTATGCACGAAACTATTTACTAAAAAATAAACTAGCTGAAGAAGCAAATGCGGGAAATATGAAAGCCTTAGAAGCAAAACAACGTAAGGAAGATCAAATTGAGCAAAAAGAAAAAGACGAAGCCATTGAGCTAAAAGATAGTTTAGCAGATTTAACGGTAGAAATGAAGGCAAAGTCGGGTGATGCAGGTCGTTTATTCGGATCCATTACAAGTAAACAAATTGCTGAGGCATTAGAAAAAGAGCATGGCTTTAAAATTGATAAACGTAAAATAGAACTAGACCAGCCAATACGCGCACTAGGTTATACAACAGTACCAGTTAAAATTCTTCCTGAGGTATCTGGTTCTATCAAGGTACATGTATCTGAACAAAAATAA
- the dnaB gene encoding replicative DNA helicase, with protein sequence MSDTWNDRTPPHNIEAEQAVIGAIFLEPEAFSSASELLLPEDFYRASHQRIYETMMKLSDKGEPIDLVTVTTSLSNAKILDEVGGVSYLTDVAGSVPTAANIGYYSKIVEEKSVLRRLIRTATDIVTTSFSKEDEIEDVLNDAEKNILEVSHRKNSGAFQAIKDVLIDVYDNIESLHHQNADLTGVPSGFRDLDRITSGFQQNDLIIIAARPSVGKTAFALNIAQNVAINTDENVAIFSLEMGADQLVSRMLCAEGNIDAQRLRTGSLEAEDWSKLTMAMGSLSNAGIYIDDSPGIRVSEIRSKCRRLKQEHGLGMIVIDYLQLIQGSANSRDNRQQEVSEISRSLKGLARELNVPLIALSQLSRGVEQRQDKRPMMSDLRESGSIEQDADIVGFLYRDDYYDSESEKQNIIEIIISKQRNGPVGNVELAFVKEYNKFVDLDHRYQESDIPPVPMQA encoded by the coding sequence ATGAGTGACACATGGAATGACCGTACACCACCACATAATATAGAAGCAGAACAAGCGGTAATTGGGGCTATATTTTTAGAGCCAGAAGCATTTTCAAGTGCATCTGAACTTCTATTACCAGAAGACTTTTACCGAGCGAGTCATCAACGGATTTATGAAACGATGATGAAGCTTTCCGATAAAGGTGAACCAATTGATTTAGTGACTGTAACGACCTCATTATCCAATGCTAAAATACTGGATGAAGTGGGGGGAGTTTCTTATTTAACAGATGTGGCTGGAAGCGTACCAACCGCAGCTAATATTGGTTACTACAGTAAAATTGTGGAAGAAAAGTCGGTGTTACGCCGATTGATTCGTACTGCGACAGATATTGTGACCACAAGCTTTTCCAAGGAAGACGAGATAGAAGACGTTTTAAACGATGCTGAAAAAAATATTCTTGAAGTTTCCCACCGTAAAAATTCAGGTGCATTTCAAGCAATTAAAGATGTTTTAATTGATGTTTACGATAATATTGAAAGCTTACACCATCAAAATGCAGATCTAACAGGTGTTCCATCAGGTTTCCGTGATTTGGATCGTATTACATCTGGGTTTCAGCAAAACGATTTGATCATTATTGCTGCACGACCATCTGTTGGTAAAACCGCATTTGCTTTAAATATCGCACAAAACGTTGCAATTAATACCGATGAAAATGTGGCTATCTTTAGTCTCGAGATGGGTGCAGACCAGCTAGTTTCAAGGATGCTTTGTGCAGAAGGAAACATTGATGCTCAAAGGCTACGGACAGGAAGTCTTGAGGCGGAAGATTGGAGTAAGTTGACGATGGCGATGGGTAGTTTGTCAAACGCAGGGATCTATATTGACGACTCCCCTGGTATTCGTGTAAGTGAAATCCGCTCAAAATGTCGCCGCCTGAAGCAAGAGCATGGACTTGGCATGATTGTGATTGATTATCTACAACTAATTCAAGGAAGTGCAAACTCACGTGATAACAGACAACAAGAAGTTTCCGAAATTTCTCGTTCATTAAAAGGACTAGCACGTGAGTTAAATGTCCCTCTTATTGCATTGTCACAGCTATCCCGTGGCGTGGAACAACGTCAGGATAAGCGGCCAATGATGTCTGACTTACGCGAATCTGGAAGTATTGAGCAAGATGCAGATATCGTTGGATTTTTATATCGTGATGATTACTATGATTCCGAATCAGAAAAACAAAATATAATTGAAATCATTATTTCAAAACAGCGTAACGGTCCAGTTGGGAATGTTGAATTAGCATTTGTTAAGGAATATAACAAATTCGTTGATTTAGATCACCGGTATCAAGAAAGTGATATTCCACCAGTTCCTATGCAGGCTTAA
- a CDS encoding adenylosuccinate synthase encodes MSSVVVVGTQWGDEGKGKITDFLSQNAELVARYQGGNNAGHTIKFDGITYKLHLIPSGIFFPDKICVLGNGMVIDPKAFVAELAYLHERNVTTDNLRISNRAHIILPYHLKLDILQEEEKGINKIGTTKKGIGPAYMDKAARVGIRIADLLDKETFRAKVEQNVTEKNRLFEKVYEVDPVSIDAIVDEYYEYGQQLAKYVVDTSVVLNDALDDGRRVLFEGAQGVMLDIDQGTYPFVTSSNPIAGGVTIGSGVGPTKINHVVGVSKAYTTRVGDGPFPTELHDAIGDQIREVGREYGTTTGRPRRVGWFDSVVVRHARRVSGITDLSLNSLDVLTGIETLKICVSYKYKGQVMNEFPASLAVLADCEPVYEEMPGWTEDITGVKSLHELPANARHYLERISQLTEIPLSIFSVGPDRMQTNVVRSVYSS; translated from the coding sequence ATGTCCTCAGTAGTTGTAGTTGGAACACAGTGGGGAGACGAGGGAAAAGGTAAGATTACCGATTTTCTTTCTCAGAATGCAGAATTAGTTGCAAGATACCAGGGTGGTAATAACGCTGGGCATACGATTAAGTTTGATGGAATTACGTACAAATTGCATTTAATCCCATCTGGAATTTTCTTTCCAGATAAAATTTGTGTATTAGGGAACGGAATGGTTATTGATCCGAAAGCGTTTGTTGCGGAGCTTGCGTATCTTCATGAGCGTAATGTTACAACAGATAATTTACGAATTAGTAACCGGGCGCACATCATTTTACCGTACCATTTAAAACTAGATATTCTTCAAGAAGAAGAAAAAGGTATCAATAAAATAGGAACAACTAAAAAGGGGATTGGACCAGCATATATGGACAAGGCAGCACGTGTTGGAATCCGTATCGCTGATCTTCTAGACAAAGAAACGTTCCGAGCAAAAGTAGAACAAAATGTTACAGAGAAAAACCGCTTATTTGAAAAAGTATATGAAGTTGACCCAGTAAGCATAGACGCGATTGTCGATGAGTATTATGAATACGGGCAGCAACTTGCTAAGTATGTCGTGGATACATCGGTCGTATTAAATGATGCGCTTGATGATGGACGTCGTGTGTTGTTTGAAGGTGCTCAAGGGGTAATGCTTGATATTGATCAAGGAACATATCCGTTTGTTACGTCTTCCAACCCAATTGCAGGCGGTGTTACTATCGGTTCTGGTGTTGGACCAACGAAAATCAATCACGTTGTTGGTGTATCAAAGGCTTATACAACTCGTGTTGGTGATGGACCGTTTCCAACTGAATTACATGACGCGATTGGTGATCAAATTCGTGAAGTTGGCCGTGAATATGGAACGACTACAGGAAGACCGCGCCGCGTAGGTTGGTTCGATAGTGTTGTTGTAAGACATGCTAGACGTGTCAGTGGAATCACAGATTTATCGCTTAACTCACTAGACGTACTAACCGGAATTGAAACCTTGAAAATATGTGTTTCCTACAAGTATAAAGGACAAGTGATGAATGAATTTCCTGCAAGCCTAGCCGTTTTGGCTGACTGTGAACCAGTATACGAGGAAATGCCTGGTTGGACAGAGGACATTACTGGAGTTAAGAGTCTTCATGAGTTACCTGCGAATGCACGTCATTACTTGGAGCGTATTTCTCAGTTAACAGAGATTCCTTTATCAATTTTCTCAGTTGGACCGGACAGAATGCAAACAAATGTAGTACGAAGTGTATATAGCTCCTGA
- the yycF gene encoding response regulator YycF, whose protein sequence is MSQKILVVDDEQPIADILKFNLEKEGYEVVCAYDGDEAVELAESEKPDLVLLDIMLPNRDGNEVCREIRKTQSMPIIMLTAKDSEIDKVLGLELGADDYVTKPFSNRELVARVKANLRRQQTVPDDSVKTTKDIVIGSLVIHPDAYAVSRDGEQVELTHREFELLHYLARHIGQVMTREHLLETVWGYDYFGDVRTVDVTVRRLREKIEESPSNPTWIVTRRGVGYYLRNPEQE, encoded by the coding sequence ATGAGTCAAAAAATATTAGTAGTAGATGATGAACAGCCAATTGCAGATATATTAAAATTCAATTTAGAAAAAGAAGGATATGAAGTGGTTTGTGCCTATGATGGAGATGAAGCGGTCGAGCTTGCTGAGTCGGAAAAACCAGACTTGGTCCTATTAGATATTATGCTACCAAATAGAGACGGAAATGAAGTATGCCGTGAGATTCGCAAAACGCAGTCCATGCCAATTATTATGCTAACAGCGAAGGATTCAGAAATTGATAAGGTATTGGGACTTGAGCTTGGTGCAGATGACTATGTGACAAAGCCATTCAGTAACCGTGAACTCGTTGCAAGAGTCAAGGCGAATCTTCGTCGTCAACAAACAGTTCCAGATGATTCGGTGAAAACAACAAAGGACATAGTTATTGGTAGTTTGGTGATTCATCCAGATGCTTATGCTGTATCGCGTGATGGAGAACAAGTTGAACTAACTCATCGTGAATTTGAACTTCTTCATTATCTAGCAAGGCATATAGGTCAAGTTATGACCCGTGAGCATTTGCTTGAAACAGTGTGGGGATATGATTATTTTGGAGATGTTCGAACAGTCGACGTGACTGTGCGTCGATTACGTGAAAAAATTGAAGAAAGCCCAAGTAATCCAACTTGGATTGTTACACGTAGAGGTGTTGGGTATTATTTACGAAATCCTGAGCAGGAGTAG
- the walK gene encoding cell wall metabolism sensor histidine kinase WalK, with amino-acid sequence MKKVGFFRSIQLKFIIIFILLLLVAIQVIGSYFVGNLEKNLTDSFKQSVNSQVDYLKLNLEQAFAEKRVEGADEQTLEDEVQEIVSGVDRDDITSFQVVNLQGVIIGTNDYTDNIGRKTNNRYVQDVLQDVSVYRNTIERVFYRAVPLKDNAGEVVGAIYLEASMDSVYKQLKDINQIFLKGSILAVTVSALLAVLIARTITKPIKEMRRQAQTMAKSDFSQKVNVYSSDEIGNLAETFNDLNDKLKHSQATTEEERRKLSSVLSNMSDGVIATDHKGAVTLMNEAAAKLIEKDPDDVKGVFLLDVIQLSEKVVDISDLQDTGSMIIDYSEEDETFLIRANFSIISDEDEEVTGFITVISDVTEQEKAEQERREFVSNVSHELRTPLTTMRSYIEALTEGAWEDKEIAPKFLGVTQNETERMIRMVNDLLQLSKMDHKDYGLHKERTEFSAYFHHIIDRFEMNVAERINLKRDLPSGQYFVYLDKDKMTQVLDNIISNAIKFSPNGGSIRFRVEKQKYQLVISIQDDGPGIAYEKLDKIFERFYRADKARNRKLGGTGLGLAIAKELVEAHHGKIWAKSKEGKGTTILFTLPLMNQKRRNLS; translated from the coding sequence ATGAAGAAGGTAGGCTTCTTTCGGTCCATACAATTAAAGTTCATTATAATCTTTATTTTACTTCTGCTTGTTGCGATCCAGGTAATTGGATCATATTTTGTAGGGAACTTGGAGAAAAATCTAACGGATAGCTTCAAGCAATCCGTTAATAGTCAAGTGGACTACTTAAAACTTAATTTGGAACAGGCCTTTGCAGAGAAGCGTGTAGAAGGCGCTGATGAACAAACGTTAGAGGATGAAGTACAAGAAATTGTGAGTGGTGTGGATCGAGATGATATTACGAGCTTCCAAGTTGTTAACCTACAGGGTGTAATTATAGGTACCAATGATTATACAGACAATATTGGCAGAAAAACGAACAATAGATATGTTCAAGATGTTTTGCAAGATGTCTCGGTATATCGAAATACAATAGAGAGAGTATTTTATAGAGCTGTACCACTTAAAGATAATGCTGGTGAGGTAGTAGGTGCAATATATTTAGAAGCTTCCATGGATAGTGTGTACAAGCAGCTTAAAGACATTAATCAAATTTTCCTAAAAGGATCGATATTAGCTGTTACAGTATCAGCTTTATTGGCTGTATTGATTGCTAGAACTATTACGAAGCCCATTAAGGAAATGCGTCGACAAGCTCAAACCATGGCAAAAAGTGATTTTTCACAGAAGGTAAATGTCTATAGCTCAGATGAAATTGGTAATCTAGCTGAAACGTTTAATGACCTGAATGACAAATTAAAGCATTCACAGGCAACGACTGAAGAAGAGCGCAGAAAGTTGAGTTCTGTTCTCTCAAACATGTCTGATGGTGTAATCGCAACAGACCATAAGGGCGCTGTCACATTAATGAACGAGGCGGCGGCTAAATTGATTGAAAAAGATCCAGATGATGTAAAAGGTGTTTTTTTACTAGATGTTATACAGTTAAGTGAAAAAGTAGTCGATATCTCAGATTTACAGGATACTGGGTCAATGATCATTGACTATAGTGAGGAAGATGAGACTTTTCTTATTCGAGCAAACTTCTCGATTATTTCCGATGAAGATGAAGAAGTCACTGGATTTATTACAGTAATAAGTGACGTAACAGAGCAGGAAAAGGCTGAACAAGAACGGCGTGAATTTGTATCCAATGTATCACATGAGCTAAGGACACCATTAACAACGATGCGTAGTTACATTGAAGCATTGACAGAGGGCGCTTGGGAAGACAAAGAGATTGCCCCGAAATTTCTAGGTGTTACCCAAAATGAAACAGAGCGAATGATTCGAATGGTAAACGATCTCCTGCAGCTGTCAAAAATGGATCATAAAGATTATGGATTGCACAAAGAGCGCACAGAATTTAGTGCATATTTTCATCATATTATCGATCGTTTTGAGATGAATGTTGCGGAAAGGATTAATCTAAAAAGAGATTTACCCAGTGGACAGTACTTTGTCTATTTAGATAAAGATAAGATGACACAGGTTTTGGATAATATTATTTCAAATGCTATTAAATTTTCCCCAAATGGTGGCTCGATCCGATTTAGGGTAGAAAAACAAAAATACCAATTAGTAATAAGCATTCAAGATGACGGGCCAGGAATTGCTTATGAAAAACTTGATAAGATATTTGAGCGGTTTTATCGCGCGGATAAAGCACGGAACCGTAAGCTTGGAGGGACTGGCTTAGGTCTTGCAATTGCAAAGGAACTAGTTGAGGCACATCACGGTAAGATTTGGGCAAAAAGCAAAGAAGGTAAGGGGACAACCATTCTCTTTACACTTCCGCTAATGAACCAGAAGCGGAGGAATCTATCATGA